The genome window ATTATGCCTGAAAAAGAACCTACCCAAATGCTTCACCAGCAAGGCTATCGGGTAACGCCTCAGCGTTTAGCCATTTTGAGTGTATTAGAAGAGACGGATGGGCACCTTACTGCGACTGAGGTGTATGAGCGTGCCCGAAAAATCCTTCCGGCAGTAACCGAAGCCACGGTGTACCGTAATCTGGATTTTCTGGTGAATCAGGGATTGGTCTTGATGGCACATGTAGGGAGCGGGAAGATGGTGTACGAATCTACTCGTCATGCGCATCATCATCTGATTTGCAGAAAATGT of Anaerolinea thermophila UNI-1 contains these proteins:
- a CDS encoding Fur family transcriptional regulator, with translation MPEKEPTQMLHQQGYRVTPQRLAILSVLEETDGHLTATEVYERARKILPAVTEATVYRNLDFLVNQGLVLMAHVGSGKMVYESTRHAHHHLICRKCGTSQEIPHALLQSLFEELSTLSGYQIDSLHVTFFGLCPGCQSE